The Candidatus Edwardsbacteria bacterium DNA segment TGCGGATGATTTAATATTTTTAGACACGGATAAACACGGATCTAAGACAACTTTTTATTTCCGCCTAGATTCTCAGCTTCACAACATCTGTTTTTCATTTAAGTTCCACCACCGTCACCCCGTCCTGGCCCTCGTTCCATTCACCCAAACGGAAGGATCTCACCCGGGGATCCTTGGTCAGCGCCTCCTTGACCACCTGGCGCAGCACCCCGGCGCCCTTGCCGTGCACGATCCTGACCGAATTTATCCCCAGCATCACCGCCTCGTCCAGATAGCGGTCCACCAGTTCCAGCGATTCCTCGGCCCGCATTCCCAGCAGGTGCAGCTCGGAGTTGAAATGCCTCTCTTCTTCCAGCGACATTTTTACCGATCCCGCTTTTTCCTCCCTGCCCCTTTGCAGGGACCTCAGCTGGCCGCTCTTCAGGGTCATCCGGATGCCGCCCACCTGGACCTTGACCTTGCCCCCGGAATCGGGCAGGGCCACCACTTCGCCCTCTTTTTGAACAGAGGGCACATATACCGCCTGGCCCATCTTCAAGGGCTCCTTTATCGCCAGATGATCGTCCTCTCCCCTGGCCTCGGCGGAGGACCCCAGATCCAGTTTGGATTCGGTCTCAGCCAGGATGTTCCGGGCCTGCTTGATGCTGTCCTTGGAGGCCTGTTCTTTCTTGATGCCGGCCACCGCCATCTCCGAGGCGCTGCGGGCCTGGGCCAGAATATCCTTGGCCTCCTGCTTGGCCTGCTGTTTAAGCTCCTTGAGCTCGTCCTTGAGCCCCTTCAATTTAGATTCGTATTCCTGTGACATTTTCCTGGCGGCGTCCAGTTCGTCGGCCGCCTCCCGCTCCCGCTGTTCCATCCGACGCTTGGTATCCTCGATGTCGGAGATCAGCTCTTCCAGTTTGATGGACTTGGAGTCCAGCCTGGTCCGAGCCTCGGCCACGATGCTCTCCGGCAGGCCCAGCCGCGAAGCTATCTCCAGCCCGTAGCTGGCGCCGGGCAGGCCCATCATCAGGCGGTAGGTGGGCTTCAATGCCTGGCGGTCGAATTCCATGGCGGCGTTGATCATCCCCTCCCGGCTCTGGACGAAGCTCTTCAGCGCCCCGTAATGGGTGGTGGAGAGGGTCAGGCAGCCCTTGTCGGTCAGGTCCGACAGGATGGCGATGGCCAGCGAAGATCCCTCGGAGGGCTCGGTGCCGGCCCCGATCTCGTCCAGCAATACCAGCGATCGCTCTCCGGCCTCCCGGACGATGTTGCCTATCTGCCGCATGTGCGAGGAGAAGGTGGACAGCGACTGGGAGATGGACTGCTCGTCGCCGATGTCTGCGAACACCTCGCCGAATACCGGCAGGGCGCTGCCCTCTCCGGCCGGGATCTGCAGGCCGGACTGGTTCATCAGCACCAGCAGGCCGACGGTTTTCAGCACCACCGTCTTGCCGCCGGTGTTGGGCCCGGTGATCACCATGGTCAGCTTGCCGTCGCCCAGCTCCATGTCCAGCGGCACCGGACTTTCCAGGGCCGGATGCCGGGCGGCCGCCACCTTCAGGTAGTTTCCCTGGGAACGCAGGGCCTGGGAGCAATGCCATTCGGAGGCCAGGCGGGCCTTGGCCACCAGCAGGTCGAACTGCGATATCAGCTCCAGGTTCTGCTGGATGGGCTCGATCTCGTCCAGTATTTCCTTGGAGAATTCCTGCAGGATCCGCTCCACCTCGCGCTTCTCGGCCAGGATCACTTGCCGCATCTTGTTGTTCAGTTCAACGGATACCAACGGCTCCACGAACACCGTGGCACCGGAGGAGGAGGTGTCGTGGACGATGCCCTTGACCTGCGACTTGGCGTCGGATTTGACCGGGATCACATAGCGCCCCTCCCGAATGGTGACCACCGATTCCTGGATGGAGCCGGAGGAGGCGTTCATGATGCTTTCCAGCTTGTCGTAGATCCTTGCCCGCAGGGCCTCCTGGTCGCGCCGCAGGTGGTACAGGGTGTCGCTGGCCCGGTCGGCCACCCGCCCGTCCGGCTCGATGGATCTGGCGATCCGGTCCTCCAGCACCTTGTAGGCCCGGAAGCCTGAGGCCAGAGCGTCTAAAAGCGGGTAATCATCCTTGCGCAGGCTGATGGTGGACTTTATCCGGCGGGCCGCCTCCAGATGGCGTCCCAGCTGCAGCAGCTCCAGCGGCTCGATGATGGCCCCCTCGGCCGCCAGGGCCCCCAGGGCCGGGCGGATGTCCTGAACGTTCCCGAAATCCAGCCCGATGCCGGCCTCCAGCAGCTTCCTGGCCTCGGCGGTGACGGCCTGCTGTTCGGCGATCACCGCCGGGGAGGTGGACGGAACAATCGCCAGCGCCTCGGCCCGGCCATAGGGCGTGCCGGTCTTGCGGGCCAGAGCCTCCAGGACGAAATTGAATTCTAATATTTTTAAACTATGGGTGTTCATTAATTTAATACAATTATCATTTGGGCATTTCATGAAATGCCCCTACAAATATTTCCCTCTCCCTTCGGGGGAGGGGCAGGGGAGGGGCCCTTTGATTTTAAATTATCTGCTCCACCTTCTTGGGCGTTGGCGCTTTCTCGAATTCCTGGTATAACTTCTGGGCCTTGGGCCACAGCCCTTTGGATTTCTCATAGACCAGCGGGGCCACCTTGCGGATGGAGCGGATCATGCCCGAGCGGTCCAGCTTGCTATTGAATTCCCTGGGCAGCGGCGCCAGCGCCAGCAGCAACAATATCACCGATATTATCAGCGCGCCCTTTACCAGCCCGATGACCATGCCGCCGATCTTGTCGGCCAGATCCAGCGGGGTGGCTTTGATGATTTTTGATAATATCCAACCGACGATGGTGATGGCCAGGAACACGATCAGAAATACCGCCACGAAACCCACCATCGGCGCGATGTGTTTGGGCAAACCGGAGATCATCCTGGTCAACATGGCCGCCGCGATCAGGTGCATTTTAAGCGCCAGGAAGAAGGCGATGACCAGGGCGATGATGCCCACGATCTCCTGCACCAGGCCCTTCTTGAAGCCGATCCCCACCGCCAGGGCCAGCAGGATCAGGATGATGATGTCTATCCAGTTCATGTGATTTCTTTCGATTGCTTATTTAGTGGACGTCAATGCCGTCAAAATATAATTCCGTGATAGCCGTGTCATCGTATTTTTCACCCTTATAAATATCTTTGATAACAAATTTCATTACAAGGTCCTGACCATCTTTTCTTCGCCCCAGCGGTTCGGGCAATTTAAATTTTTGTGCAGCTCTTGTATCTTGTAAGTGTAAAATTGCGTATAAAGATCCATTCACAAAAACCTCCAACAGTTTAACACGTGTATTATATTTCCACGTTTGATGAGATTTTATTATGCCATTGAAAATAATGATATTTGTTAATCTTGGGCTATCGTTCTTGAAACTATATTCCAAATACTCACCGATACCATAACCTGGTTTACCTTCGACCCATGATGTTTTATAACTAAAATCATGCGCATTTGTTCCATCGTAAAAAATATCATGCTCGGGTTTATGAAAAGAAGATGAAATTATTTTGTATGGCCCCCCGCCACAATACCAGCTACACCCATTACCTAAAATATCCCATATACTATCAAATGCCTCATATTTACCAAGTATTTCTTTTTCTTTTTTTGTTAGTTTTTCATATTCCCTTGTTTCTTCAAGCTTTCGTATCAAAGAATCTTTTATGGCAAATTCTCTTTGAGCTTTGATGCTAAAATCAGGGGTTTCCCCAATAATAGGTTTTAGCTCAATTACTTTCGTTTGTCCATAAACAATTTGACTAATTATAAATAAAAGACAAAATATATTTATTTTCATATTCTCACCATATTTTTTAATTTTTACCCCAGTTCCCCCAGCCTATCCAACACCACGGTGGACAGTACCAGCCCGGCGGTCTCCGCCCGCAGGCGTCTTGAGCCCAAAGTTATGATGTGCCCTCTTGCCTCGGCGATGATCTCTTTCTCTCTTTGGGAAAACCCGCCCTCCGGCCCCACCAGGCACAGCACCTTGCGGACCTCCTTGTTCTCCGGCAGCTTGGCGAATACGTCGGCCAGGTTTATCTTCTTCTCTGTCTCATCGGCCATCAATAGCAGGTCGTAATTGACAAAGCTTTCCGACAGCTTGGCAAAATCCGTCGGCTCGCCGATGGCCGGCAGCACCGAGCGCAGGGACTGCTTCATGGCGGCGATGGCGATCCTCTGCCAGCGGGCGGCCTTGCCGCCCCCGGAGTCATCGTCCAACTGCGGCAGGCTGAAGCCCGGCTTGTCGTCGGCCGGCTTGACCACCGAGTTCTCGGTGATCAGCGGGATGATGGCGTGCAGGCCTATCTCGGTGCCCTTCTCGATAACGAAGTCCATCCGCTGGCCTTTGGGCACCGCCTGGGCCAGGCTTACCTGCTTGATGGTCTCGTTGGTCTTGCGCCGCCGATTGAAGATATTGGCGGTCACCGCGCCGTCCGAGATGGCCGCAATGGTGCATTCGTATTCCCCGCCCTGGCCGTCCACCACGGTGATCTGGTCGCCCTTCTTGTGGCGCAGGGCTTTGGAGATATGCCGGGCCTCCTCGCCGGAGATCACTATCTGCCGGGCTTCGATGGAGGAGGGCGGAACGTAGAAGAATTCAAACATTGTATGATTATAAAGATTTTAGGCGCTTCTCTTTTTCTTTCTCGTCATTTATTTTTTTATTATCGTCAGCTATTTTCTTTAGTTTATTATTTACATACATTATTGAAACAGTTCCATCATGTGCAGGACTACACCAAATGTAGCTTGAGTCAGAAAATTGCCATGTTGCAGATACTATACTTTCTTCATCAAAAGAGTAACTCGGAAGTCCCCACTTTGTTTGTATGAGTTCTTTTATCTCCTTATAATCAGACTTCCCACCAATAACACTTATAAATAGATTATAAAATTTATCACCCACAAACTCAAAATTATAAAATGTAACCATTTTCCCGCAATATTCACCACCAGTAAAGTACACACTGTTGCTATCTTTACTTTTGAATATTACATCTTCAACATTTTTAAATTTACTTATAACTTCTTTTTGCGACTCTCCCCATTGTATATCCTTATATCCCATTAATGGAGAATTGATAGTTTTTGGTTTTTTAGCTATGCATCCAACTAAAATAAATGTTGCTATAGATGCTAAAAATAAAAACTGTTTATTCCTTATCATATTCTTATCCTTCCATATACTCATTTAATGAATAATAATTATTCCTCGAACTGGCTCAGGTCCACCTTGTGGGGGCTGGGCACCCTGCCGTTCTGCACCTCGCCCAGCTGCTTCAGCAATTTCTTCTCCTCGGAGGAAAGCTTATTGGGAATGTATATCTCCACCCGGATCAGCTGGTCGCCGCTGCCGCTGGAATTCAATCGCGGCAGGCCCTTGCCCCGCATCCGGAATATCTTGCCGGATCTGGTGCCCGAGGGAATGGACAGCTCGGCCCTGCCGGACAGCATCGGCACCGTCACCTTGGCCCCCAGGGCGGCCTGGGCGTAGGAGATGGGCAGGGCCAGCACCAGGTCGTCGCCGTGGCGGTGGAACAGGGGATGCTCCTTTTCTTCGATGTAGACCAGAATGTCCCCGGCCGGGCCCAGCTTGGGGCCGATGTTCCCCTGGTTCCGCAGGGGGATGTAATTGCCGTTGGCCACCCCGGCCGGAACCTTGACCTTGATGGTGGCCTCTCTCTTGACCCGGCCCTCGCCCTTGCAGGAGGGGCAGGGATTGCTGATGATCTTGCCCTCGCCGCCGCACTGCGGGCAGGCCCCCACGTTGATGAACTGCCCGAACATGGAGCGTGACACCTGCCGCACCTCGCCCGCCCCCTTGCAGGCCGGGCATTCCTTGATATCGGCCCCGGACTTGGCTCCCTCCCCGTGGCACTCGGAACAGCTTTCGAATCTCTTCAGTTGGAGGGTCTTCTCCACGCCGGTGGCGATCTCCTCCAGGGTCAGGCTCAGGTGGATGTTAAGATCGCCTCCCCGCCGCACCTGGCGGCCGCCCCGGGTGCGGGTGGCCCCGCCCATCCCGCCGCCGAACAGCATGTCGAAGATGGAACCGCCCCCGCCTCCGCCGAACATCGAGCCGAAGATGTCCTGGATGTCATCGGTATGGGTGAAGTCACGGCGGAAGTCGAAGCCGCCGGCCCCGAAGGACGGATCC contains these protein-coding regions:
- a CDS encoding endonuclease MutS2 codes for the protein MNTHSLKILEFNFVLEALARKTGTPYGRAEALAIVPSTSPAVIAEQQAVTAEARKLLEAGIGLDFGNVQDIRPALGALAAEGAIIEPLELLQLGRHLEAARRIKSTISLRKDDYPLLDALASGFRAYKVLEDRIARSIEPDGRVADRASDTLYHLRRDQEALRARIYDKLESIMNASSGSIQESVVTIREGRYVIPVKSDAKSQVKGIVHDTSSSGATVFVEPLVSVELNNKMRQVILAEKREVERILQEFSKEILDEIEPIQQNLELISQFDLLVAKARLASEWHCSQALRSQGNYLKVAAARHPALESPVPLDMELGDGKLTMVITGPNTGGKTVVLKTVGLLVLMNQSGLQIPAGEGSALPVFGEVFADIGDEQSISQSLSTFSSHMRQIGNIVREAGERSLVLLDEIGAGTEPSEGSSLAIAILSDLTDKGCLTLSTTHYGALKSFVQSREGMINAAMEFDRQALKPTYRLMMGLPGASYGLEIASRLGLPESIVAEARTRLDSKSIKLEELISDIEDTKRRMEQREREAADELDAARKMSQEYESKLKGLKDELKELKQQAKQEAKDILAQARSASEMAVAGIKKEQASKDSIKQARNILAETESKLDLGSSAEARGEDDHLAIKEPLKMGQAVYVPSVQKEGEVVALPDSGGKVKVQVGGIRMTLKSGQLRSLQRGREEKAGSVKMSLEEERHFNSELHLLGMRAEESLELVDRYLDEAVMLGINSVRIVHGKGAGVLRQVVKEALTKDPRVRSFRLGEWNEGQDGVTVVELK
- a CDS encoding CvpA family protein, with protein sequence MNWIDIIILILLALAVGIGFKKGLVQEIVGIIALVIAFFLALKMHLIAAAMLTRMISGLPKHIAPMVGFVAVFLIVFLAITIVGWILSKIIKATPLDLADKIGGMVIGLVKGALIISVILLLLALAPLPREFNSKLDRSGMIRSIRKVAPLVYEKSKGLWPKAQKLYQEFEKAPTPKKVEQII
- a CDS encoding RsmE family RNA methyltransferase: MFEFFYVPPSSIEARQIVISGEEARHISKALRHKKGDQITVVDGQGGEYECTIAAISDGAVTANIFNRRRKTNETIKQVSLAQAVPKGQRMDFVIEKGTEIGLHAIIPLITENSVVKPADDKPGFSLPQLDDDSGGGKAARWQRIAIAAMKQSLRSVLPAIGEPTDFAKLSESFVNYDLLLMADETEKKINLADVFAKLPENKEVRKVLCLVGPEGGFSQREKEIIAEARGHIITLGSRRLRAETAGLVLSTVVLDRLGELG
- the dnaJ gene encoding molecular chaperone DnaJ, which produces MTPTKRDYYEILGVPKSADESQIKTAYRALAKKHHPDMNREDPKAAEEKFKELSEAYEVLMDKQKRANYDQFGHAGVDPSFGAGGFDFRRDFTHTDDIQDIFGSMFGGGGGGSIFDMLFGGGMGGATRTRGGRQVRRGGDLNIHLSLTLEEIATGVEKTLQLKRFESCSECHGEGAKSGADIKECPACKGAGEVRQVSRSMFGQFINVGACPQCGGEGKIISNPCPSCKGEGRVKREATIKVKVPAGVANGNYIPLRNQGNIGPKLGPAGDILVYIEEKEHPLFHRHGDDLVLALPISYAQAALGAKVTVPMLSGRAELSIPSGTRSGKIFRMRGKGLPRLNSSGSGDQLIRVEIYIPNKLSSEEKKLLKQLGEVQNGRVPSPHKVDLSQFEE